A stretch of the Sphingobacterium thalpophilum genome encodes the following:
- a CDS encoding TetR/AcrR family transcriptional regulator, whose protein sequence is MSKQIILMKKKVTEDAPKKERKVTSGPIRDKERTKARMIAAVGKVIQKKGYHALNGPNIALECGLNKALIWNYFGGLDQLIEAYLTQKDFWLIGDKGILDQMISNPDTINVDLINELLQSQLNTFLKDKTRQKIIHWGLGEKTKALKSIADKREAFGEELLKNVEPKFRNTEEDIRATLALLIGSIYYLSLQAKSTGSTFCGIDLNTAEGKARIEKSIGRILQRTFAEIE, encoded by the coding sequence ATGAGTAAACAAATTATTCTGATGAAAAAGAAAGTAACTGAGGATGCCCCAAAGAAAGAAAGAAAGGTAACATCTGGGCCGATCCGGGACAAAGAACGCACCAAAGCACGGATGATTGCGGCTGTAGGAAAAGTAATCCAGAAAAAAGGATACCATGCCTTGAATGGCCCAAATATCGCGCTGGAATGTGGTTTAAATAAGGCCCTCATATGGAACTACTTTGGAGGCCTGGATCAACTGATTGAAGCTTACTTAACTCAAAAGGACTTTTGGCTAATTGGCGACAAAGGAATTCTTGATCAAATGATCTCAAACCCCGACACAATCAATGTAGATCTGATCAATGAATTGCTTCAAAGCCAACTGAACACCTTCTTGAAGGATAAAACTAGACAGAAAATTATTCATTGGGGACTGGGCGAAAAGACCAAAGCCTTAAAAAGTATTGCCGACAAACGCGAGGCCTTTGGAGAAGAACTATTAAAAAACGTTGAACCAAAGTTCAGAAATACAGAAGAGGATATACGCGCCACACTCGCCCTCCTCATTGGCAGCATCTACTACCTATCCTTACAAGCTAAATCGACTGGTAGCACCTTTTGCGGAATTGACCTCAATACTGCAGAAGGAAAAGCTCGTATTGAAAAATCAATCGGAAGAATTCTACAGCGCACTTTTGCTGAAATAGAATAG
- a CDS encoding OmpH family outer membrane protein, with product MKNLLKGAVAIVAVFFSTQFANAQQKIGHINFAEIIQSTPEFKAAEAQLKTLSDGKTKEIQDMVTIYQTKQKDANEKLRNRSEANKETVDPEINKIGQELQDIQTRIQTAQQTAQEELNKKEEELIAPVHRKVADAVTAVSKEKGMAYVFDISSTNIPYFQGGEDLTAAVKSKLGISATAAPTAPAKK from the coding sequence ATGAAAAACTTATTAAAAGGTGCGGTTGCTATAGTGGCGGTATTTTTCTCAACTCAATTTGCAAATGCTCAACAAAAAATTGGTCATATCAATTTCGCTGAAATCATCCAATCTACTCCTGAATTCAAAGCAGCAGAAGCTCAATTGAAAACCTTGAGCGATGGTAAAACCAAAGAAATTCAGGATATGGTTACTATTTATCAAACGAAACAGAAAGACGCTAACGAAAAGTTACGTAATAGAAGCGAAGCCAATAAAGAAACTGTGGATCCTGAAATCAATAAAATAGGTCAAGAGTTACAGGACATTCAGACACGCATCCAAACGGCACAGCAGACCGCTCAGGAAGAACTGAACAAAAAAGAAGAAGAATTGATCGCTCCTGTGCATAGAAAAGTTGCTGATGCAGTAACTGCCGTATCCAAAGAAAAAGGCATGGCTTACGTATTTGATATCTCTAGCACAAACATTCCCTATTTCCAAGGTGGTGAAGATCTAACAGCTGCCGTGAAATCAAAACTAGGTATATCAGCAACCGCAGCTCCGACAGCTCCGGCAAAAAAATAA
- a CDS encoding OmpH family outer membrane protein, translated as MKKILLVIAFVVVSATATFAQQLAYVDSEYILKHIPEYTTAQKQLDDLSKQWQEEVDQKYAEIEKLYQAYQKDQALLNEDMRRRREDEIVTREKEVKDYQKQKFGFEGELFKRRVQLVKPIQDRVSKAIQEVAAAQGYDFIMDKGNETTFLYANPKLNKSNEVITKLGYKPNPSLAN; from the coding sequence ATGAAAAAAATATTGTTAGTTATAGCTTTTGTGGTCGTCAGTGCTACAGCAACATTTGCTCAGCAGCTTGCTTATGTTGATTCAGAATATATCTTGAAACATATCCCTGAGTATACAACCGCACAAAAACAGCTGGATGACCTTTCGAAACAATGGCAGGAAGAAGTCGACCAAAAATATGCTGAAATAGAAAAGTTATATCAGGCGTATCAGAAGGATCAAGCTTTATTAAACGAAGATATGCGCCGCCGCCGTGAAGATGAAATTGTCACACGGGAAAAAGAGGTAAAAGACTACCAAAAACAGAAGTTTGGATTTGAAGGCGAGCTCTTTAAGAGACGTGTACAGCTCGTTAAACCGATTCAAGATCGTGTATCTAAAGCAATCCAGGAAGTGGCCGCTGCACAAGGCTATGATTTCATCATGGATAAGGGAAATGAAACTACTTTTCTATATGCAAATCCCAAATTGAACAAAAGTAATGAAGTCATTACAAAATTAGGCTATAAACCCAATCCTAGTCTTGCAAACTAA
- the bamA gene encoding outer membrane protein assembly factor BamA, with protein sequence MKRILPVILFFGLSSMQLVYGQENGAFNLNDPEKISYLNPKNYVISAVDVTGTQFLDKNVLITISKLSVGQYLEVPSEATAKVVKDMMAQGLFDNVELWADKIEGENIFLTIRVVERPRLTRIDINGLSKSQTEEVRKRLNSNTGKIVNENLMNTTRATIQRFLKEKAYLYPEIKLRTVKDSAQANNEILIADVDKKHKVRVKKITFTGNEHFSQKELRKMAKPIKQKMWYRIFGPGKFKEEKYKEGKENLIKKMAAKGYRDAEIIKDTVIRDGEKNVLVNFDIYEGPKYYVGNIVWTGNAKYSDTLLNKILGIKRGDVFSEEKLTAKLMGPTKNSDDISSIYMNDGYLTFSVDPEQTRVYNDTIDLNLRVYEGAQYTINNVIVKGNDVTNDRVVLRSIYTKPGQKFSKEQIMRSVREIAQLGNFDEQKTNPVPTNLNYAEGTVDIVYNVTEKPSDQVELSGGYGAGQIIGTLGLTFNNFSTSNFFDKSSWKPLPRGDGQKLSVRGQTSGKRYQSYSFSFSEPWLGGKKPIYFGLSAYTSSSSYGGFNYYTGEQIVKDSELNRIWMTGITATLGKRLQWPDNWFQANTSLSFQRYKLQNYGNYFLFDNGTAYNINLTQEFSRNSIDAPIYPTSGSNIKFSVQLTPPYSLFNNVDYKNGSPQERYRWTEYHKWKFDSQWYAKIAGKLVFKAQAQFGFLGKYSSKTEISTFERFKVGGDGMQGFDYLQGSEIIALRGYANGIIIPEGTQNVNIARNSGSPIYTKYQMELRHPVMLNDQATVYVLAFAEAGNTWNKFAEFNPFKVRRSAGVGARIFLPIFGMLGIDYGHAFDPIPGVPSSTWKQNFTFSIMQNMGGF encoded by the coding sequence ATGAAGCGTATACTACCCGTAATACTATTTTTTGGTCTCTCATCAATGCAACTTGTCTACGGACAGGAAAATGGTGCGTTCAACCTAAATGACCCCGAAAAAATCAGTTATCTCAACCCAAAAAACTACGTAATTAGTGCCGTTGATGTGACTGGAACACAATTTTTGGATAAAAATGTATTGATTACCATATCCAAATTGTCTGTAGGTCAATATTTGGAAGTGCCAAGCGAAGCAACTGCAAAAGTTGTCAAAGATATGATGGCCCAGGGACTGTTTGATAATGTGGAATTATGGGCTGACAAAATAGAAGGTGAAAACATCTTTTTGACTATACGCGTAGTTGAACGTCCCCGTTTGACCCGCATCGACATCAACGGACTTAGCAAAAGCCAGACCGAAGAGGTCCGCAAACGTTTAAATAGCAATACAGGTAAGATTGTCAACGAAAATTTGATGAATACTACCCGAGCTACGATACAACGTTTTCTAAAAGAAAAGGCTTATTTGTATCCTGAGATTAAACTACGGACAGTTAAAGATTCGGCTCAGGCCAACAACGAAATCCTGATTGCTGATGTAGACAAAAAACACAAAGTAAGGGTCAAAAAAATAACGTTTACCGGCAACGAGCATTTCTCACAAAAGGAATTGCGTAAAATGGCCAAGCCAATTAAACAAAAAATGTGGTACCGCATTTTTGGTCCAGGTAAGTTCAAAGAAGAAAAATATAAAGAAGGTAAAGAAAACCTGATCAAAAAAATGGCGGCCAAAGGTTATCGTGATGCCGAAATCATAAAAGATACGGTCATCCGCGATGGAGAAAAGAATGTATTGGTTAATTTCGACATCTACGAAGGCCCTAAATACTATGTAGGTAACATTGTCTGGACAGGAAATGCCAAATATTCCGACACCTTACTGAACAAGATATTAGGCATCAAACGTGGTGATGTTTTCTCTGAGGAGAAACTGACTGCCAAATTAATGGGTCCCACAAAAAACAGTGATGACATATCATCCATATACATGAACGATGGTTATCTGACGTTTTCGGTAGATCCAGAGCAGACACGCGTATATAACGATACCATCGACCTCAATTTACGAGTATACGAGGGTGCACAATATACAATCAATAATGTGATTGTCAAGGGTAACGACGTCACCAATGACCGCGTTGTATTACGTTCCATTTACACGAAACCCGGACAAAAATTTTCAAAAGAGCAAATTATGCGAAGTGTTCGTGAAATTGCCCAATTGGGAAATTTTGATGAACAAAAAACAAATCCAGTACCAACGAATCTAAATTACGCCGAAGGAACAGTAGACATTGTATATAATGTAACGGAAAAACCTTCTGACCAGGTCGAACTTTCAGGAGGATATGGCGCCGGACAAATCATCGGTACTCTAGGTTTGACGTTTAACAACTTTTCGACGAGCAATTTCTTTGACAAGAGCTCTTGGAAACCGTTGCCTCGGGGCGATGGCCAGAAATTAAGTGTCCGTGGCCAGACCTCAGGTAAACGATATCAATCTTACAGCTTTTCCTTTTCAGAGCCATGGTTAGGCGGGAAAAAGCCAATTTATTTTGGTTTAAGCGCTTATACTTCGAGTTCGTCCTATGGTGGATTCAACTATTATACAGGAGAACAGATCGTAAAAGACTCCGAGCTAAACCGTATCTGGATGACTGGTATTACGGCCACTCTGGGAAAACGATTGCAGTGGCCTGATAACTGGTTTCAAGCCAATACATCGCTGTCGTTCCAGCGCTATAAGCTGCAGAATTATGGAAACTATTTCTTGTTCGATAACGGTACAGCGTACAACATCAACCTGACACAGGAATTCAGCCGTAACTCGATCGATGCGCCGATTTATCCTACTTCAGGATCTAACATCAAATTCTCCGTGCAGCTAACGCCACCATATTCTTTATTCAACAATGTTGATTACAAAAACGGTTCACCGCAAGAACGTTACCGTTGGACGGAATATCACAAATGGAAATTTGACTCACAATGGTATGCCAAAATTGCCGGTAAACTCGTATTTAAAGCCCAGGCTCAATTTGGATTCTTAGGCAAGTATTCCAGCAAAACAGAGATATCCACATTTGAACGTTTCAAAGTAGGGGGCGACGGCATGCAAGGGTTTGATTACCTGCAAGGTTCCGAAATCATTGCGTTGCGGGGATATGCCAATGGTATAATTATTCCAGAAGGTACCCAAAATGTCAATATCGCAAGAAACTCCGGTAGCCCAATTTATACGAAATATCAGATGGAGCTGCGCCATCCAGTCATGTTAAATGATCAGGCAACCGTATATGTACTGGCATTTGCTGAAGCCGGTAACACATGGAATAAATTTGCCGAATTCAATCCATTTAAAGTACGCCGTTCAGCTGGTGTGGGTGCCCGAATCTTCTTGCCTATCTTCGGTATGCTAGGTATTGATTATGGACACGCTTTTGATCCTATTCCGGGAGTTCCGAGCAGTACCTGGAAACAAAACTTTACATTTAGCATCATGCAGAATATGGGTGGTTTCTAA
- a CDS encoding isoprenyl transferase: MSFLDQIDNIKLPQHIAIIMDGNGRWAKQKGKLRVFGHQNGVKAVREALEGCVQANIKYLTLYAFSAENWNRPKLEVVALMELLVSSLKKEIKTFQENGVRLNAIGDISKLPTNAQKKLQETIEATKDNTTCTLTLALSYSSRQEMVDAARTLAAKVKAGEINAEDINDDMFSANLYTRNIPDPDLLIRTSGELRISNFLLWQIAYSELCFLDKMWPEFTKEDLFQSIVEYQQRERRFGKTSEQL; this comes from the coding sequence ATGAGCTTTTTAGATCAAATTGATAACATCAAATTACCTCAACATATCGCCATCATTATGGATGGTAATGGTCGTTGGGCAAAACAAAAGGGCAAACTCCGTGTATTCGGTCATCAGAACGGAGTGAAAGCCGTCAGAGAAGCACTGGAGGGATGTGTTCAGGCCAATATCAAATATCTAACACTCTACGCTTTCTCCGCTGAAAACTGGAACCGGCCAAAACTTGAAGTCGTAGCCCTCATGGAACTCTTGGTTTCTTCCCTGAAAAAGGAAATAAAAACGTTTCAGGAAAATGGCGTCAGACTAAATGCAATCGGCGACATCAGCAAGCTGCCCACAAATGCGCAAAAAAAATTACAGGAAACAATAGAAGCGACAAAAGACAATACAACATGTACGCTAACCCTTGCCTTGAGCTATAGTTCACGCCAGGAGATGGTCGATGCCGCACGGACCTTGGCAGCGAAAGTTAAAGCTGGAGAAATAAACGCTGAAGATATAAACGATGATATGTTTTCAGCCAATTTGTATACACGGAACATTCCCGATCCCGATTTATTGATCCGCACCAGTGGCGAACTGCGGATAAGTAATTTTCTGCTTTGGCAAATCGCTTATTCCGAGTTATGCTTCCTGGACAAAATGTGGCCGGAGTTTACAAAGGAAGATCTGTTCCAATCTATTGTCGAATACCAACAGCGCGAAAGAAGGTTTGGAAAAACTAGCGAACAGTTATAA
- a CDS encoding NAD kinase, which translates to MRIAIYGREFQPSVIAHVKHLFGYLVTQNVDIWVYEPFYKFLTTQFECGFEFPTYCRYEEIKDNIDIMLSLGGDGTMLSAVSLIKDSGIPIAGINFGRLGFLASINKNDFEHAIADIINHRYDIQKRVLLSVESKQVNLFQGNHYALNDITVFRYDSSAMITVNARINGELLNSYWADGLIIATPTGSTAYSLSCGGPIIMPESGNFVITPISPHNLNVRPIVISNQFTLELEIESRSNQYILSCDSKNESIDTSVTLTIQQAPFTINLIRLPNESFFSTLREKLLWGIDVRNY; encoded by the coding sequence ATGAGAATTGCGATATATGGACGCGAGTTTCAGCCCTCCGTTATAGCACATGTGAAGCACTTATTTGGATATCTCGTTACCCAAAACGTTGACATATGGGTGTACGAGCCTTTTTATAAGTTCTTGACTACGCAGTTTGAATGTGGCTTTGAGTTTCCCACCTATTGTAGGTACGAGGAAATTAAAGACAATATCGATATTATGCTTAGCCTCGGCGGTGACGGCACCATGCTTTCTGCCGTTTCCCTAATCAAAGATTCGGGGATCCCAATTGCTGGAATAAATTTTGGCCGATTGGGTTTCCTGGCATCGATCAATAAAAATGATTTTGAACACGCCATAGCTGATATCATCAATCATCGTTATGATATCCAAAAAAGGGTGCTTCTATCTGTGGAATCTAAACAGGTCAATCTATTCCAGGGCAACCACTATGCACTTAATGACATCACTGTGTTCCGGTACGACAGTTCGGCAATGATCACTGTCAACGCGAGAATTAACGGAGAACTACTCAACTCCTACTGGGCAGACGGCCTGATTATCGCCACACCTACGGGATCCACAGCCTACTCGCTAAGTTGTGGCGGTCCCATTATCATGCCCGAAAGTGGAAACTTTGTAATCACACCGATCTCTCCACATAACCTGAACGTCAGGCCGATCGTTATATCCAATCAGTTTACGCTCGAACTGGAAATAGAAAGCCGAAGCAACCAGTATATACTTAGCTGCGATTCCAAAAACGAATCTATTGACACGTCTGTAACATTGACCATCCAACAGGCACCGTTTACCATCAACCTGATCCGCCTCCCCAACGAGAGCTTTTTCAGTACACTGAGGGAGAAACTGCTATGGGGGATCGACGTCAGGAATTACTAA
- a CDS encoding CBS domain-containing protein: protein MLIGQFLSNADFSIQQADSVHQALEKLQDMLCKELVVLNGNEYIGLINESALLDADNEQAPLASIKINTAPIQLKFNQHPYDALVMSTVYNSSLVPILDQDNKYIGVCTQLDILKAISLIQSQNESGAIIVLAIGLHDFSLSQIAHLVESDNCRILNCATKINLENDSIEVTLKVDKSNINALLNSFLRHNYIILQTHNTIAAFDDTAERYQQLMNYINI, encoded by the coding sequence ATGTTAATAGGTCAATTTCTTTCAAACGCAGATTTCAGTATCCAACAGGCTGATTCCGTACATCAGGCATTAGAAAAGCTACAGGACATGCTTTGCAAAGAGTTGGTCGTTTTAAACGGAAACGAATATATTGGGTTAATCAATGAATCTGCTCTCCTGGATGCAGACAACGAACAAGCACCTCTTGCGTCTATTAAAATCAACACAGCCCCTATTCAGCTCAAATTTAATCAGCACCCTTACGATGCACTGGTGATGAGTACCGTGTACAATAGTTCCTTAGTACCTATTTTAGACCAAGACAACAAATATATTGGCGTTTGTACCCAATTGGACATTTTAAAGGCAATCTCGCTGATCCAGTCGCAAAATGAGTCTGGCGCAATTATCGTACTGGCTATCGGCTTACATGATTTCTCCCTATCCCAGATCGCACATTTGGTCGAGAGCGATAACTGCAGAATTTTAAATTGTGCTACAAAAATAAATCTGGAAAATGACTCCATCGAAGTGACCCTGAAAGTAGACAAATCCAATATCAACGCCTTACTAAATTCTTTCTTGCGGCACAACTATATAATATTGCAGACACATAATACCATCGCTGCATTTGATGACACAGCAGAACGTTACCAGCAGCTTATGAATTACATCAACATTTAA
- a CDS encoding 1-acyl-sn-glycerol-3-phosphate acyltransferase: MITTKNKKFIDIREVIHKKNPKLAKWIPSFLLNYLKKTIHEDEINDIMTRFADLQGLDFVDALIEDLDVKVNLYGAENIPVTDPVIFASNHPLGGLDGIAFMHAIGKYRRDVKFLVNDILLNIGNLRPLFVGVNKLGTQGKQAISAIEEAYGADDALLVFPAGLVSRKQKGGHIEDLEWKKSFISKAKKYKKDIVPVLIDGKNSKFFYNFARLRQKLGLKVNIEMLYLPDEMFAQRGHTVNIIIGKRIPYTAFDQSKNEKTWAEEVKRRVYGLAQEK; encoded by the coding sequence ATGATTACAACTAAGAACAAAAAATTTATTGATATACGCGAAGTAATCCATAAGAAAAATCCGAAGCTGGCGAAATGGATTCCGTCTTTCTTGCTCAACTATCTGAAGAAAACAATTCATGAGGATGAGATAAACGATATTATGACTCGTTTTGCTGATCTGCAGGGACTTGATTTTGTAGACGCACTTATTGAGGATCTGGATGTGAAAGTAAATCTTTACGGAGCTGAAAACATACCTGTTACCGACCCTGTCATTTTCGCCTCCAATCATCCTCTGGGAGGCTTGGATGGTATTGCTTTCATGCATGCAATCGGCAAGTATAGACGCGATGTGAAATTTTTGGTCAACGACATCTTGTTAAATATTGGTAATTTAAGACCGCTGTTTGTAGGGGTGAACAAATTGGGAACACAGGGGAAGCAGGCCATTTCGGCCATTGAAGAAGCATACGGTGCAGATGACGCCCTCCTGGTATTTCCTGCGGGTCTGGTTTCAAGGAAGCAGAAAGGGGGGCATATTGAGGACCTGGAATGGAAAAAAAGCTTCATCAGTAAAGCAAAAAAGTATAAAAAAGATATCGTTCCGGTGCTTATAGACGGCAAAAACTCTAAGTTTTTTTATAATTTTGCAAGGCTCAGACAAAAATTAGGTCTTAAGGTAAACATTGAAATGTTATATTTACCTGATGAAATGTTTGCCCAACGTGGGCATACCGTCAATATTATAATAGGAAAAAGAATCCCTTATACAGCGTTTGATCAATCAAAAAACGAAAAGACTTGGGCTGAAGAAGTGAAAAGAAGGGTTTATGGACTAGCTCAAGAAAAATAG
- a CDS encoding GNAT family N-acetyltransferase produces the protein MQEIIPPVDRELLKTELNKEVFLRYTNNGNNEIYLINYHNSPNVMREIGRLRELTFRGAGGGTGLSIDIDENDTCEDCYDQLIAWNPEDEEVVAGYRVIKCAEAGAVNGVPNLSTAHYFQFSDQFTKDYLPYTIELGRSFVQPRYQPAIDNRKGIFSLDNLWDGLGALVMLNPEIKYLFGKVTMYPHYNKDAKDMLLYFMDYYFPDHDKLVVPLPELEIKNDYDRFIGTFDGLDYKEGYKVLNSHVRALGENIPPLINTYMNLSPTMKSFGTARNNEFGTVEEKGILIVIDDVYPVKKERHMNTFERDREYGHRKPKRG, from the coding sequence ATGCAAGAAATTATACCTCCAGTTGATAGAGAATTATTGAAAACGGAACTGAATAAGGAAGTTTTCTTACGATATACCAACAATGGAAATAACGAGATATATTTGATCAACTATCATAATTCGCCCAATGTCATGCGTGAAATTGGACGATTACGGGAATTGACTTTCCGCGGAGCAGGGGGAGGTACGGGGTTATCCATCGATATTGATGAAAATGATACCTGTGAAGATTGCTATGATCAGCTGATTGCCTGGAATCCGGAAGACGAGGAGGTGGTCGCAGGCTATCGGGTCATTAAATGTGCTGAAGCTGGCGCAGTAAATGGTGTGCCCAATTTATCCACAGCCCACTATTTCCAGTTTTCCGACCAGTTTACAAAAGATTATCTACCGTATACGATTGAGCTCGGCCGCTCTTTTGTACAACCAAGATACCAGCCTGCAATTGATAATAGGAAGGGCATTTTCTCTCTGGATAATTTATGGGATGGGTTAGGAGCGCTTGTGATGCTCAACCCGGAGATCAAATATCTTTTTGGAAAAGTAACCATGTATCCGCATTATAATAAAGATGCAAAGGATATGTTGCTTTATTTCATGGATTACTATTTTCCCGATCACGATAAGCTGGTCGTCCCGTTGCCGGAGTTGGAAATTAAGAATGATTACGATCGCTTTATCGGCACTTTTGATGGGTTAGACTATAAGGAGGGGTATAAAGTACTCAATAGCCACGTGAGGGCGCTGGGAGAGAATATTCCACCATTGATAAATACGTATATGAATTTGTCCCCAACGATGAAATCATTTGGCACTGCCCGAAATAATGAGTTTGGTACGGTTGAGGAAAAAGGAATTCTGATCGTTATTGATGATGTTTACCCTGTGAAGAAGGAAAGGCATATGAATACTTTTGAACGGGACCGTGAATATGGGCACCGGAAGCCGAAACGCGGTTAA
- a CDS encoding MIP/aquaporin family protein: MNHYLAEFIGTALLLLLGNGVVANVILKGTKGENGGWIVITTGWALAVYIGVVFAGPYTGAHLNPAVTVAVALNHGVSWTEVPGYILAQISGGFCGALLTYIMHKDHFDATSDPTTKLGVFATIPNIRNVSTNLASEIIGTFVLIFVIFFITGQDVSINGKNEPIGMGSLGAIPVAFLVWAIGLSLGGTTGYAINPARDLGPRLFHTVWPIKGKGSSDWSYAWIPVLGPLIGAILAFALYALIK, from the coding sequence ATGAACCATTATTTAGCAGAATTTATTGGCACCGCCCTCCTTTTGCTTCTGGGCAATGGTGTGGTCGCAAACGTAATTTTAAAGGGAACAAAAGGTGAAAACGGCGGGTGGATCGTGATCACGACCGGCTGGGCACTGGCGGTATATATAGGTGTCGTATTCGCAGGTCCTTACACAGGAGCCCACCTGAACCCGGCAGTCACTGTTGCAGTAGCGCTCAACCACGGAGTTTCCTGGACGGAAGTACCCGGATATATCCTCGCACAGATCAGCGGCGGATTCTGTGGAGCCTTATTGACCTATATCATGCACAAAGATCATTTTGATGCGACTTCCGATCCAACAACAAAACTAGGTGTTTTTGCCACAATCCCAAATATCCGAAATGTATCTACTAATCTGGCCAGCGAAATCATCGGGACATTTGTCCTGATTTTTGTCATCTTTTTTATCACGGGACAGGATGTCAGCATCAATGGGAAAAATGAACCCATTGGCATGGGATCTCTCGGAGCAATTCCAGTGGCCTTCCTCGTATGGGCAATAGGCCTGTCCCTCGGCGGAACAACCGGATATGCAATTAACCCTGCCCGCGATCTTGGCCCCCGTTTATTCCATACGGTGTGGCCCATCAAGGGAAAAGGGAGCTCGGATTGGTCTTACGCCTGGATCCCCGTACTGGGACCACTAATTGGTGCAATCCTGGCATTCGCGCTATATGCCTTAATAAAATAA
- the glpK gene encoding glycerol kinase GlpK, giving the protein MEQQYILAMDQGTTSSRAIIFDRDRNIISIAQKEFTQIFPKPGWVEHDPHEIWSTQAGVTAEATTKAGLNGKNIAAIGITNQRETIVVWEKESGKPVYNAIVWQDKRTADYCDELRQSGKHKMIQEKTGLILDPYFSATKIKWILDNVEGAREKATNGELICGTIDTWLVWNLTRGDVHITDVTNASRSLLFNIHTMDWDAELLDLFKIPATMLPQVKESSEIYGESRTTIFAHKVKIAGIAGDQQAALFGQQCIEKGMVKNTYGTGCFMLMNIGDKPIMSKNNLLTTVAWKINGKTEYALEGSIFIGGALVQWLRDNLNVINRSADVEQLALSEKDNGGVTFIPTFAGLGAPYWNARAQGTLFGLTRATTNGHIARASLEAISLQTRDVLKAMEADSGIPIKELRVDGGATANNLLMQIQANVLNSQVVRPKITETTALGAAYLAGLAVGFWKNEEEISKFWAQDRVFEPEKEQEEQTRQIIKQWTKGIKALQFWTEN; this is encoded by the coding sequence ATGGAACAACAGTACATTTTGGCCATGGACCAAGGCACAACAAGCTCCAGAGCCATTATATTTGACAGGGATAGAAATATAATCTCCATTGCCCAAAAAGAATTTACCCAGATCTTCCCAAAACCGGGATGGGTGGAACACGACCCCCACGAGATCTGGTCAACGCAGGCAGGGGTAACCGCCGAAGCCACAACAAAAGCTGGACTCAATGGAAAAAATATTGCGGCAATCGGTATCACCAATCAACGTGAAACTATTGTTGTCTGGGAAAAGGAAAGCGGCAAACCAGTCTATAACGCCATCGTATGGCAGGATAAACGCACTGCCGATTATTGTGACGAACTTCGTCAGTCGGGCAAACACAAAATGATTCAGGAAAAAACAGGGCTAATCCTTGATCCGTATTTTTCAGCAACTAAAATCAAATGGATCCTCGACAATGTGGAAGGGGCAAGAGAAAAGGCGACTAACGGCGAATTGATTTGTGGCACCATCGACACCTGGCTTGTGTGGAATCTTACACGCGGCGATGTGCATATCACCGATGTTACCAATGCTTCCCGCTCCCTCTTGTTCAATATACATACCATGGATTGGGATGCTGAACTGCTTGACTTATTTAAGATCCCTGCAACAATGCTCCCTCAGGTAAAAGAAAGCAGTGAAATCTATGGGGAATCGCGAACAACAATCTTCGCCCATAAGGTCAAAATTGCGGGAATTGCGGGCGACCAGCAGGCAGCGCTATTTGGTCAGCAGTGCATAGAAAAGGGAATGGTTAAAAACACCTACGGCACCGGTTGCTTCATGTTAATGAATATCGGAGATAAACCCATCATGTCCAAAAACAATTTATTGACAACAGTAGCCTGGAAGATCAATGGAAAAACGGAGTATGCACTGGAAGGCAGTATATTTATTGGTGGCGCATTGGTACAGTGGCTGCGTGACAACCTCAATGTGATTAACAGGTCTGCCGATGTGGAACAATTGGCACTTTCGGAAAAAGACAACGGCGGAGTTACCTTTATCCCAACATTTGCAGGTCTTGGCGCCCCATACTGGAATGCCCGGGCACAGGGTACCTTGTTTGGTCTAACACGTGCGACAACAAACGGACATATCGCCAGAGCATCCTTGGAAGCAATCTCTCTGCAGACCAGAGATGTCTTAAAAGCCATGGAAGCCGACAGCGGCATACCGATTAAGGAACTACGCGTAGATGGGGGAGCCACGGCCAATAACTTGCTGATGCAGATCCAGGCCAACGTGCTAAATAGCCAGGTCGTAAGACCCAAAATCACCGAAACCACCGCACTGGGCGCAGCTTATCTTGCCGGCCTGGCCGTCGGTTTCTGGAAAAATGAAGAAGAGATCTCGAAATTCTGGGCCCAGGACCGTGTTTTCGAACCTGAAAAAGAACAGGAAGAGCAGACCAGACAGATTATCAAACAGTGGACTAAAGGCATAAAGGCATTACAATTCTGGACAGAAAACTAA